The window GATCTAACAGCAACTGGAACGGGCCATTTACATTCACTTCGTTATTCTTACCTAGCAATTTACCTTACAATACAGGTTTTGAAAATGATGAATTCTCTTACTATGGTTGGACATTTGAAAGAGATCCCTCAGGAACTATCGGTAACTTTTGGCAGTCAGTGAATTTTGGAGTTGGAGATCCTAATGTTCAAGAAGGAGCTTATTCTGCTCGAGTAGGTGCAGGTGTTACTACTGCACAAGCAAATGACTGGATCATATCGAGAGGTATCAATATAGCAGCTAATGAAACGGTTGATATATCATTTTTTACAGCAGCTTTACAGACAGGCACAACCACGCCTGCTCAGTATATTTTAACAGTGGGAACGTCTCAAAACGTTGCTGCGCAAACAACGGTAATTGCAAATTCCGCTGGATTCAGTAATACTGCATTCCAAATTAACAATCATAGTTTTACTGCCACTAATGCGGGCGTATACTATTTCGGTCTTCAAAATGCTATTCCGACTAATGCAGCAGGAAGTGTCTTCTGGGCAGTAGATAATTTTACTGTGGTCTCTACAACAGCTTCTGTAGAAGACATCGATGCAAATGCTTTCAAATTATATCCTAATCCAGCCAGTGACAATATATTAGTAAGTAGTGCTGAATTCAACATTACAGAAGTAGCTGTTATGGACATGAATGGTAGAGAAGTCATGAAAAATTCTTTTCAAGATACCCATCAAGCTTCTTTAGAAATTTCTAGCCTCAGTTCTGGAATGTACCTATTGAGAATTACAGCTGATCAAGGAACGGTGATTAAAAAGCTCACTAAAAAGTAATTAGTTGCTTACTTATTAAAAAATAAATCCTGTGGAATACATTTTCACAGGATTTTTTTAATTCAAAAAATGTTTAATTGAAGTTTGATAAAAAATCAAGGATTGTTTTATAAACTTGATTCATCTCTTCTTTTGTACTGGTAAATGGAGGTACGATATAAACTGTTTTACCTAATGGTCTTAAAAATAGCCCTCGTTGCCAGAACCACTGAAAAATCTCATTGCGTTTGTTACCATAGCGTTCCACTTCTATAGCAAGATCTATAGCTAGAATAACTCCTATTGTTCGCACATCAGCTACTTTATGATGGTTCTCAATTTGATTTGCAAAGTTTTTATTCCTATTAGATATTTCTTGAATGCGTTGTTGGATATCTAAAGAAGTTAATAAATCGATCGCAGCGCTTGCAACTGCACAACCTAGAGGATTTCCTGAATAGGTATGACCGTGAAAGAGCCCTTTAGCAAGCTTATCATCATAAAAAGCATCAAATATTTTTTGTGTACATGAGGTTATTGCCATAGGCATAATACCGCCAGTTAGTGCTTTGGAAAGACAAATAATATCTGGCTTTGCCCCTATTTGATCGCTTGCAAAATTAGTTCCTGTTTTACCGAATCCGGTCATCACCTCGTCTGCAATAGCAATAACACCAAGCTGCTGGAATTTATTAATTACCTCACAAAGAGACTCAGCGTTATTGAGTTGCATAGCTGCAGCTCCTTGCACTAACGGCTCGTAAATAAAACTAGAAACATCATATTCCTTTACGATAGATGCAACATGATCGAGAACTTGTTCTAGATTTTCCTCAGTAGGTGCAGGAATACGGATCACATCAATAAAAAAATCTTCAAAAGGGCCGTTATATACAGACAAGCTACTAGCGCTCATTGCGCCGAAAGTATCTCCGTGAAAGCCGTTATCAAGTGCTACAACAACATTGCGCTTCTCATCACGATTGAAATGATATTGAAAAGCCATTTTAAGAGCAATCTCGACACTGGTTGATCCATTCTCAGAAAAGAATAACTTCTGCTGGTTCTCTGGTAAAATATCGATCAATTTCTCGCTTAACATAGCAGCTGGTTCATGTGTCATTCCTGCAAAAACCACGTGATGTAATTGATCTACCTGATTTTTAAGAGCTGTAGTGAGTTTAGGATTTGTATGACCGTAGCTACAAGTGTACCAGCTAGAAATACCATCAAAATATTTATTACCGTCAAAATCATATAAATAGTTTCCTGAGGCATGAGAAATTGCAAGTGGCTCAGTAGCAGTTTTATGCTGGGTTAATGGGTGCCAAACATAATCTTTATCGTTCTTGAGAATCTTTTCTTTACTCATAAAGACTTTAGTGCATTTTCAAATTGTAAAGCATACTTGTTTATAACCGTAGCATCTATAAACTCTTCGCGATTGAGATGTCCTAAAGTAGGAAGTCCTGTCATTTGCTCAATCACCTCTATCGTTCCATCCAGATCAACATGGTTATAAATAATCCCTACGCAATTAAGACCTTTAGCTTTTAGCAACTCTGCACTTAATAATGTATGATTGATACTTCCTAAATAACCGGCACTTACTAAAATGACTTGATCATCAGGAGTAATTAAATCCACTATAGTTTGGTTATTATTAATAGGTACTAGCAATCCTCCAGCGCCTTCTATAACGAGTTGGTTTGAAGTTTGAGGTCGTATGATCTTTTCAAGCTCTATAGTAACACCATCTATTTCAGCAGCCTTGTGTGGACTCATAGGTGTTTTTAATCGGTAAACTTCGGGATGAGTTACAGTTTTTGCATTATCAATTAAATTAGAAATAGTGGCTTTATCTGTTTCGTCCAGACCACTTTGAATGGGTTTCCAGTAATCTGCTTGAAGTGCTTGTGCAACAATTGCAGCAACTACAGTTTTCCCAACGTCGGTACCTATACCAGTTATAAAAATATCACTCATCTACGTCAAATTT is drawn from Nonlabens dokdonensis DSW-6 and contains these coding sequences:
- the bioA gene encoding adenosylmethionine--8-amino-7-oxononanoate transaminase is translated as MSKEKILKNDKDYVWHPLTQHKTATEPLAISHASGNYLYDFDGNKYFDGISSWYTCSYGHTNPKLTTALKNQVDQLHHVVFAGMTHEPAAMLSEKLIDILPENQQKLFFSENGSTSVEIALKMAFQYHFNRDEKRNVVVALDNGFHGDTFGAMSASSLSVYNGPFEDFFIDVIRIPAPTEENLEQVLDHVASIVKEYDVSSFIYEPLVQGAAAMQLNNAESLCEVINKFQQLGVIAIADEVMTGFGKTGTNFASDQIGAKPDIICLSKALTGGIMPMAITSCTQKIFDAFYDDKLAKGLFHGHTYSGNPLGCAVASAAIDLLTSLDIQQRIQEISNRNKNFANQIENHHKVADVRTIGVILAIDLAIEVERYGNKRNEIFQWFWQRGLFLRPLGKTVYIVPPFTSTKEEMNQVYKTILDFLSNFN
- the bioD gene encoding dethiobiotin synthase, with amino-acid sequence MSDIFITGIGTDVGKTVVAAIVAQALQADYWKPIQSGLDETDKATISNLIDNAKTVTHPEVYRLKTPMSPHKAAEIDGVTIELEKIIRPQTSNQLVIEGAGGLLVPINNNQTIVDLITPDDQVILVSAGYLGSINHTLLSAELLKAKGLNCVGIIYNHVDLDGTIEVIEQMTGLPTLGHLNREEFIDATVINKYALQFENALKSL